In Hahella sp. KA22, one genomic interval encodes:
- a CDS encoding FeoA family protein translates to MNTLEQKPFPLALAQESEKVKVHLLRGGKNLEMRLTSLGLNVGSELTVLHRKGADLVVVRADTRLALGAGMAQKIMVVRACAATSGH, encoded by the coding sequence ATGAACACGCTCGAACAGAAGCCTTTCCCTTTAGCGCTGGCGCAAGAAAGCGAAAAAGTAAAAGTTCACCTGTTACGCGGGGGCAAAAACCTGGAAATGCGTTTAACTTCCCTGGGGCTCAATGTGGGCAGTGAGTTAACGGTGCTGCATCGCAAGGGCGCTGACCTGGTGGTTGTGCGCGCCGATACGCGTCTGGCGTTGGGCGCCGGCATGGCGCAGAAAATCATGGTGGTGCGCGCGTGCGCCGCAACCAGCGGTCATTGA
- a CDS encoding TonB-dependent receptor has translation MMFLFRDKRSNPRLHPLAFATKVAVTALAGGMAAHASAETLALAQPDRVRQSESTTLAPVVVTGEKIDRDLQESTSAVTVLDDLKVDTGETQSVFEVVDKVPNMIANPYGVPNIRGVEGSGAANGSFALVAGSRPKVSTSVDGVSESWFGQEYVDANLWDVQQVEVLRGPQSTTQGRNSIGGAIVVLTKDPTYHWESAVRAGYENADSKQQLALMTSGPLIDNELAFRLAASASQGEGYIDYPISDQEWPWDPSESKRYNLRGKLLWEPSALSGLSVKFTATHRSQEGEYLNFVNGDFFDYELNGDVSNTRYQDSDSASYALDVQYALNDALTAYLTLNHANTQAKFEEYASRVGDIDLRLDLEEKSNSLESRLVYDPASGPLSGVVGIYLFKRTQDLAVDPATFSGDDDVSTVAVYGDATFALTERLDLILGGRVERESQERNILAWPDTSYEGRLLTDIGETMFLPKAGVSYQATPQTQLGFVVRKGYNPGGGSLDWDDSSFYEYEKEEVITYEASSRSSLWDNRMTVGVTLFANEYDGYQSILNRRFVNIPEGRSYGLEVETNAQLAAGLEVFGSVGLLKTEVTKAVDGSPDIKGNEFGYAPSVNANLGFAKYFDQGYFAGADVSYVGEYYSDVTNNNDLTAGDYLITNVNAGYENDDFTVRLYVKNLFDEEVLYRQTTTWTSTEAQVGPPRTAGVVVDYRL, from the coding sequence ATGATGTTCCTGTTTCGGGATAAACGATCGAATCCACGCCTGCATCCCTTGGCGTTCGCCACCAAAGTCGCCGTCACTGCACTCGCAGGAGGCATGGCCGCTCATGCTTCAGCGGAAACCCTTGCGCTGGCGCAGCCGGATCGCGTCAGGCAGTCGGAAAGCACCACCCTGGCGCCAGTGGTGGTGACCGGTGAAAAGATCGACCGCGATTTGCAGGAGTCCACCAGCGCCGTCACCGTGCTGGACGACTTGAAAGTGGACACAGGCGAGACCCAGTCCGTCTTTGAGGTCGTGGATAAAGTGCCGAACATGATTGCGAACCCTTACGGCGTTCCCAACATCCGGGGCGTGGAAGGCTCCGGCGCGGCGAACGGCAGCTTCGCGCTGGTGGCGGGATCGCGTCCCAAGGTCAGCACCAGCGTCGATGGCGTCTCTGAATCCTGGTTCGGTCAGGAGTATGTAGACGCTAATTTATGGGATGTGCAGCAAGTGGAAGTATTGCGTGGACCGCAATCCACCACCCAGGGTCGTAATTCCATTGGCGGCGCGATTGTCGTATTGACCAAAGACCCCACCTATCACTGGGAAAGCGCAGTCCGCGCCGGCTATGAGAACGCTGACAGCAAGCAGCAGCTCGCCCTGATGACCTCCGGCCCGCTGATCGACAACGAGCTGGCGTTCCGACTGGCCGCCAGCGCATCGCAGGGCGAGGGTTATATCGACTACCCTATCAGCGATCAGGAATGGCCCTGGGACCCGTCCGAGTCCAAACGCTACAATCTGCGCGGCAAACTGCTTTGGGAGCCTTCCGCGTTGTCTGGCCTGTCAGTGAAGTTCACTGCGACGCACCGCAGCCAGGAGGGTGAATATCTCAATTTCGTCAACGGCGACTTCTTTGACTATGAACTGAACGGAGATGTTTCCAACACCCGTTATCAGGACTCGGACAGCGCCAGCTACGCTCTGGATGTGCAATACGCCCTCAACGACGCGTTGACCGCCTACCTGACATTGAACCACGCCAACACCCAGGCCAAGTTCGAGGAATACGCCTCCCGCGTGGGCGATATCGATCTGAGACTGGATCTGGAGGAAAAAAGCAATTCGCTGGAGAGCCGCCTAGTGTATGACCCTGCGTCCGGTCCGCTAAGTGGTGTGGTGGGCATCTACCTGTTCAAGCGCACTCAGGATCTCGCGGTGGACCCGGCCACCTTCAGCGGCGATGACGATGTCAGCACCGTCGCCGTTTATGGCGACGCGACTTTCGCGCTGACGGAGCGCCTGGATTTGATTCTGGGGGGCCGCGTGGAACGGGAAAGCCAGGAACGAAATATCCTCGCCTGGCCGGATACCAGCTATGAAGGCCGCTTGCTGACCGATATCGGCGAAACCATGTTCCTGCCCAAGGCTGGCGTCAGCTATCAGGCCACGCCGCAGACGCAGCTCGGCTTTGTGGTGCGCAAAGGCTATAACCCGGGCGGCGGCTCTCTGGACTGGGACGACAGCAGCTTTTATGAGTACGAGAAAGAAGAAGTCATCACCTACGAAGCCAGCAGCCGCTCCAGTCTCTGGGACAATCGCATGACAGTGGGCGTCACCCTGTTCGCCAACGAGTACGACGGCTACCAATCCATACTCAATCGCCGTTTCGTGAATATTCCAGAAGGCCGCAGCTACGGCCTGGAAGTGGAAACCAACGCGCAATTGGCGGCAGGCCTAGAAGTGTTCGGCTCGGTCGGCTTACTAAAAACGGAAGTCACCAAAGCCGTTGACGGCAGTCCAGATATCAAAGGCAATGAATTCGGCTACGCCCCCAGCGTCAACGCCAACCTGGGCTTCGCCAAATATTTCGACCAGGGCTACTTCGCCGGCGCCGACGTCAGCTACGTAGGCGAATACTACTCCGACGTCACCAACAACAACGACCTGACCGCTGGCGATTACCTGATCACCAACGTCAACGCCGGCTACGAAAACGACGACTTCACCGTGCGCCTCTACGTGAAAAACCTGTTCGACGAAGAAGTCCTCTACCGCCAGACAACTACCTGGACCTCCACCGAAGCCCAGGTCGGACCACCCCGCACAGCGGGCGTCGTGGTCGACTACCGACTCTAG
- a CDS encoding FeoA family protein, with the protein MSSVSLKDLKVGEQGRVMGFGEGGKSYRRKLLSMGLTPGVEFSVTRYAPMGDPVEILVRGFRLSLRKDEAGSILIEKI; encoded by the coding sequence ATGAGCAGCGTCAGTCTGAAAGATCTGAAAGTCGGCGAACAAGGCCGCGTTATGGGGTTCGGCGAAGGCGGCAAAAGCTATCGCCGCAAACTGTTATCCATGGGCTTGACCCCCGGCGTCGAATTCAGCGTCACCCGCTACGCCCCCATGGGCGATCCAGTGGAAATTCTGGTGCGCGGATTTCGCCTTAGCCTGCGTAAAGACGAAGCAGGCAGTATTTTGATTGAGAAAATCTAA
- a CDS encoding NUDIX hydrolase, with translation MLKFDVGDNRFNFRSAAVIIHQDHVLLHKAVQDNFWTLPGGRVEFFEFSSDTVVREVEEELGMTARVIRPLWYVENFFQYHQTRFHEIATLYLTELADPDAIPFNEDVPGAEEDVDLIFRWFKISELEAFEVAPYILKTRLRSLPEGVEFLTLDEIGS, from the coding sequence ATGTTGAAGTTTGATGTTGGCGACAATCGCTTTAATTTCCGCAGCGCCGCGGTGATTATCCACCAGGACCATGTGCTGCTGCACAAAGCGGTGCAGGATAATTTCTGGACCCTGCCGGGCGGCCGCGTGGAGTTTTTCGAATTCTCCAGCGACACAGTGGTCCGTGAGGTGGAAGAAGAGCTGGGTATGACGGCGCGCGTGATTCGCCCACTGTGGTATGTCGAGAATTTCTTCCAATATCACCAGACGCGTTTCCACGAAATCGCCACGCTGTATCTGACCGAGCTGGCCGATCCTGACGCCATTCCTTTTAACGAGGATGTTCCCGGCGCGGAGGAGGATGTCGACCTGATCTTCCGCTGGTTCAAAATCAGCGAACTTGAGGCTTTCGAAGTCGCTCCCTATATCCTCAAAACGCGCCTGCGCTCACTGCCTGAAGGCGTTGAGTTTCTGACTTTGGATGAAATCGGAAGCTGA
- the fes gene encoding enterochelin esterase gives MSEVLNRSMPVPISHESSTVQPLGSVQRISASASSEFSAFGLEGVIGDARWWRALQQKGAPLVEPLANDLARVTFVWRDPHGDEHRSPIRRVYIDVNSVTNHRSRNPQSLERIAGTDVWRWRTTLPANWRGTYTLAPVAKDYLPPNWSGSEERQRMSQRVWWRDVMSQAIADPLNPNQPYSASWGGAASALHLPQAPEQTAWFSLDAGESGLGDDSGALLQELHWSSRTLGNRRKVWVYSPEEAQGDNVDPRRRPLVILLDGQHWATRMPAFSALQYETRQGALPPAVYVLVDAIDGERRSEELCCNPRFWEAVQDELIPLAAGVTPFSSRAMDTVVAGQSFGGLAAMYAGLAFSERFGCVLSQSGSFWWPYVEYLHAPPGQCAVRRPGERGALAEQLAQGRLSARPLRIYQEVGAREDVMIDLNETLRIELERAGHHVNYLLFEGGHDWLCWRGGLIEGLRWLLEQPD, from the coding sequence ATGTCAGAGGTCTTAAACCGCAGCATGCCGGTCCCAATCTCACACGAATCATCGACTGTACAACCGTTAGGGTCCGTGCAGCGCATATCCGCCTCAGCGTCCTCGGAATTCAGCGCTTTCGGATTAGAAGGCGTCATTGGCGACGCGCGCTGGTGGCGCGCTCTGCAGCAGAAGGGAGCGCCCCTGGTGGAGCCTCTCGCCAATGATCTGGCGCGGGTAACCTTTGTCTGGCGCGATCCGCACGGCGACGAACATCGTTCGCCCATCCGGCGTGTGTATATCGACGTCAACTCCGTCACCAATCACCGCAGCCGCAACCCGCAAAGCCTGGAACGCATCGCCGGAACGGATGTGTGGCGCTGGCGGACGACCTTACCGGCCAACTGGCGGGGAACTTACACGCTGGCCCCTGTCGCAAAAGATTATCTGCCGCCGAATTGGAGCGGTAGCGAAGAGCGTCAACGCATGAGCCAGCGCGTCTGGTGGCGGGACGTGATGAGTCAGGCCATCGCCGATCCGCTTAACCCCAATCAACCCTATAGCGCCAGCTGGGGCGGCGCAGCTTCCGCCCTGCATCTTCCGCAGGCGCCGGAGCAGACCGCGTGGTTCAGCCTGGACGCCGGGGAAAGCGGACTGGGCGACGACAGCGGCGCACTGTTGCAGGAACTGCACTGGAGCAGTCGAACGCTGGGCAACCGACGCAAAGTCTGGGTGTACAGCCCGGAAGAGGCGCAGGGCGACAACGTTGATCCTCGTAGACGTCCCCTGGTCATTCTGCTGGATGGTCAGCACTGGGCGACCCGCATGCCGGCGTTTTCCGCCTTGCAATATGAAACCCGCCAGGGCGCGTTGCCTCCCGCCGTGTATGTGTTGGTCGACGCTATTGACGGCGAGCGGCGTAGCGAAGAACTCTGCTGCAACCCCCGCTTCTGGGAGGCGGTGCAGGACGAACTGATCCCGCTCGCGGCGGGCGTGACGCCGTTTTCCAGTCGCGCCATGGATACCGTTGTCGCCGGACAGAGTTTCGGCGGACTGGCGGCGATGTACGCGGGATTGGCGTTTTCCGAACGCTTCGGCTGTGTGCTGAGCCAGTCCGGCTCTTTCTGGTGGCCTTATGTGGAGTATCTGCATGCGCCGCCTGGCCAGTGCGCAGTGCGTCGCCCCGGTGAACGCGGCGCGCTGGCGGAGCAACTGGCGCAAGGCCGCCTCAGCGCCCGGCCGTTGCGCATCTATCAGGAAGTCGGCGCGCGGGAGGATGTGATGATCGACCTCAACGAAACCCTGCGCATAGAGCTGGAGCGCGCCGGCCATCACGTGAATTACCTATTGTTCGAAGGCGGTCACGACTGGCTTTGCTGGCGCGGCGGACTGATTGAAGGCCTGCGCTGGCTGCTGGAACAACCTGACTGA
- a CDS encoding NUDIX hydrolase, whose product MKFESGDKRFKFRSVAVIIHNDHVLLHKVVKGDFWALPGGKVEFFEFSHTTLIRELQEELGVAANIIRPLWFVEDFYARNGVKSHEIATYYLTALQDPSAIPFSQDVRGLEQDIDIVFRWVKLADVASLNLWPQFLKERLTALPQEVEFIQINELK is encoded by the coding sequence TTGAAATTCGAGAGCGGCGATAAGCGCTTCAAATTCCGCAGCGTGGCGGTGATCATCCACAATGACCACGTTTTGCTGCATAAAGTCGTCAAAGGCGACTTCTGGGCGCTGCCGGGCGGTAAAGTGGAATTCTTCGAATTCTCCCACACAACCCTGATCCGTGAGCTGCAGGAAGAACTCGGCGTCGCCGCCAACATCATTCGCCCCCTCTGGTTCGTAGAAGACTTCTACGCCCGCAACGGCGTCAAAAGCCACGAAATCGCCACCTATTATCTGACTGCTCTGCAAGACCCCAGCGCCATTCCTTTCAGCCAAGACGTCAGAGGACTGGAGCAAGACATCGACATCGTATTTCGCTGGGTCAAACTGGCGGACGTCGCCTCACTAAATCTATGGCCGCAGTTTCTCAAAGAACGACTGACGGCTCTGCCGCAAGAAGTTGAATTCATCCAGATCAACGAACTGAAGTAG
- a CDS encoding MbtH family protein, with amino-acid sequence MNTEQLNPFDDESLPFLVLINSRGQYSLWPQFTSIPPGWRNVLGPARRAECLHYIEQNWTDIRPRLSIDPADK; translated from the coding sequence ATGAATACAGAACAGCTCAACCCATTCGACGACGAATCCTTGCCATTTCTGGTGCTGATCAACAGCCGCGGGCAATACAGTTTATGGCCGCAATTCACGTCGATTCCCCCCGGTTGGCGCAATGTCCTCGGTCCGGCCAGGCGCGCCGAATGTCTGCACTATATCGAGCAGAACTGGACCGATATCCGTCCCCGATTATCGATTGATCCCGCTGACAAGTAG
- a CDS encoding VOC family protein gives MEDIVEIKAFVPAKDFEQSKAFYRDIGFTQASDGGGVAYFRHGNSSFLLQDFYCQQHAENFMMHVLVKDIHAWRTKVVASGVVEKYKVRLSEVVEQPWGMLDFTLTDPSGVLWRFGENI, from the coding sequence ATGGAAGATATCGTGGAAATCAAAGCATTCGTACCGGCAAAAGATTTCGAGCAATCCAAAGCTTTCTATCGGGATATCGGCTTTACTCAGGCTTCCGATGGTGGCGGCGTCGCTTATTTCCGTCATGGGAATAGCAGTTTTTTACTGCAGGACTTTTACTGTCAGCAACACGCTGAAAACTTCATGATGCATGTTCTGGTCAAGGATATTCACGCCTGGCGGACGAAGGTGGTGGCGTCGGGCGTAGTGGAGAAATACAAGGTTCGTCTTTCGGAGGTGGTGGAGCAGCCCTGGGGCATGCTGGATTTTACCCTGACGGACCCCAGCGGCGTGCTGTGGCGATTTGGAGAAAATATTTAG